A region of Vigna radiata var. radiata cultivar VC1973A chromosome 6, Vradiata_ver6, whole genome shotgun sequence DNA encodes the following proteins:
- the LOC106764174 gene encoding nucleotide-sugar uncharacterized transporter 2, protein MELLGSLWRGGRRFIKRKDSDAGDAGKALEELRASLYNEIRTSEGAKRQQQKYCGPVVALSFNFMVAVGIIMANKLVMGKVGFNFPIFLTFVHYITAWLLLAIFKTLSVLPVSPPSKTTPFSSLFALGAVMAFASGLANTSLQYNSVGFYQMAKIAVTPTIVLAEFILFRKTISFTKVLALAVVSAGVAIATVTDLEFNLFGALIAIAWIIPSAINKILWSTLQQQGNWTALALMWKTTPVTIFFLGALMPWIDPPGVLSFKWDVNNSTAVLVSALLGFLLQWSGALALGATSATTHVVLGQFKTCVIVLGGFILFKSDPGVVSIGGAVVALSGMSVYTSLNLQGSQENMQQSLPSPKPKSTGDDSTDLNVNTNGIV, encoded by the exons ATGGAGCTTTTGGGTTCACTGTGGAGAGGAGGACGAAGGTTTATTAAAAGGAAAGACAGTGATGCTGGTGATGCAG GTAAAGCACTGGAAGAACTCAGAGCTTCACTCTACAATGAGATCCGAACCTCAGAAGGAGCAAAGCGACAACAGCAAAAATATTGTGGACCAGTGGTGGCACTGTCCTTCAACTTTATGGTTGCTGTCGGAATTATCATGGCAAACAAATTG GTGATGGGTAAAGTTGGCTTCAATTTCCCAATTTTTCTCACATTTGTACACTACATCACTGCATGGCTTCTGCTTGCCATTTTCAAGACACTCTCAGTGCTTCCTGTGTCTCCTCCATCCAAAACAACTCCATTCTCTTCTTTATTTGCACTTGGTGCTGTCATGGCCTTTGCCTCTGGCCTTGCAAACACTAGCCTCCAGTATAACAG TGTTGGTTTCTACCAAATGGCTAAGATTGCTGTCACCCCTACAATTGTTCTTGCGGAGTTCATTCTTTTTAGAAAAACCATTTCTTTTACAAAG GTTTTGGCTTTGGCTGTCGTGTCAGCAGGTGTAGCAATTGCAACTGTTACAGATTTAGAGTTCAATTTATTTGGTGCTCTAATTGCAATTGCATGGATAATCCCAAGTGccataaacaaaattttgtgGTCTACTTTACAGCAGCAGGGCAACTGGACAGCTCTGGC GTTGATGTGGAAGACCACCCCAGTCACAATTTTCTTCCTTGGGGCATTGATGCCGTGGATAGATCCACCAGGAGTCCTATCCTTCAAGTGGGATGTGAACAATTCAACTGCTGTTTTAGTATCTGCTCTCCTTGGTTTTCTCTTGCAATGGTCAGGGGCATTAGCATTGGG GGCCACTTCTGCTACAACTCATGTTGTTTTAGGACAGTTTAAGACCTGTGTGATTGTGTTGGGAGGGTTCATATTATTCAAGTCAGATCCTGGGGTTGTGAGCATTGGTGGTGCTGTTGTTGCTCTCTCTGGGATGTCAGTCTACACATCATTGAATTTGCAAGGGTCTCAGGAAAATATGCAACAAAGTTTGCCTTCACCAAAGCCAAAATCAACAGGTGATGACAGCACAGATTTGAATGTAAATACTAACGGCATTGTCTGA
- the LOC106765023 gene encoding GBF-interacting protein 1-like, whose product MSGGGGSSTFRVPIPNNVRKTIQDIREITGKQHTDDEIYAVLKECSMDPNETAQKLLYLDTFHEVRRRRDRKKEGLSNRVSDEPRIKQGGQGRGGRGASGGYSSNFPDGGGGRNIANRRENGVNHIAERSHGPSTQPVSHKTKTTTTSQVTRVSAVAPPAAANQSNGKSVHVSAGQSPIVSVPKSGSAGNETGYEESVQPQAAAVATPSFLTQTFGLVTSTDQGKSLSSSDQLQTSAMGVHSSLDPVVASSVSRHSGVSGAISREVGSNRISTGPNHVKGNKLVQEVNDLSASKNDKSGIVSSTIKTNTPQKSNEVEHNQLSEPSQLLSLSPNDSLRPSSSSGSQPPLANITEVSTSEACVQSSAELRQHVTFPNHFQVPEALKSGLTFGSFDTFSPSEKSNSGTDGDNNASRALEPSPVSDEAATSSNQNASLTSQGDHLDYPHSSSYLIEKTPATEGNSINGAETKVDQPKKEVLLAPEAPQLPTVQTPQNYGLNFMSTMLGTQQVQFEGTEPQAQDTSRFSNFVNASSQAVSPSPTPPLQSSIPVSPQSVSIFRPPYPTNFFPYGHYYPPIYVSPIHQFLSHNGFPQQPSAGNMYLPTAAGIKFPLPQFKAGANTGNAAHIGIPSGSFIPPPVGYAPGQTVSTGSSTGNEDLAVSQLKENQIYTTGQLSEGSAVWIPAPGQDISSLQVNSLYNLTPQGQHLTFPPTQAAHGAFAGIYQAGQAVASPSTLLQQSQAVAGPVETVGPPSGSYQQPQPAQINWNSNF is encoded by the exons ATGAGCGGCGGTGGTGGCTCTTCCACTTTTAGGGTTCCGATCCCAAACAATGTACGAAAAACCATCCAAGACATCCGCGAGATCACCGGCAAGCAGCACACCGACGACGAAATCTACGCCGTCCTCAAAGAATGCTCCATGGATCCCAACGAAACCGCTCAGAAGCTTCTCTATTTAG ATACTTTTCATGAGGTGCGAAGGAGACGTGACCGAAAGAAGGAG GGATTGAGCAACAGGGTTTCTGACGAGCCTAGGATAAAGCAAGGTGGACAAGGGAGAGGGGGAAGGGGTGCTTCAGGAGGATATTCCTCTAACTTTCCTG ATGGTGGTGGTGGGAGGAACATAGCTAATCGAAGGGAAAATGGAGTCAATCACATTGCAGAGAGAAGTCATGGTCCCTCTACTCAGCCTGTATCGCATAAAACTAAGACTACTACCACATCTCAAGTTACAAG AGTTTCAGCTGTTGCACCTCCTGCTGCTGCAAATCAATCCAATGGGAAGTCTGTTCACGTGTCTGCTGGTCAATCTCCCATTGTTAGTGTACCTAAAAGTGGTTCAGCTGGTAATGAGACTGGCTATGAAGAAAGTGTCCAACCTCAAGCTGCTGCTGTTGCCACACCCTCTTTCCTTACTCAAACCTTTGGCTTAGTTACTAGTACCGACCAAGGAAAGTCTTTGTCAAGTTCTGATCAGCTTCAAACTTCCGCCATGGGTGTCCATTCTTCTTTGGATCCTGTTGTAGCATCTTCTGTCTCCCGGCATTCTGGTGTGAGTGGTGCAATCAGCAGGGAAGTTGGAAGCAACCGGATATCCACTGGACCAAATCATGTTAAAGGAAATAAACTTGTTCAAGAAGTTAATGATTTATCAGCATCCAAGAATGATAAATCTGGGATCGTGAGTTctacaattaaaacaaataccCCACAAAAGTCAAACGAAGTTGAACATAATCAGTTATCTGAGCCCTCACAACTCTTATCTCTATCCCCAAATGATTCATTGAGGCCATCTTCTAGTTCTGGCAGCCAGCCACCTCTAG CTAATATCACAGAGGTTTCAACTTCAGAAGCTTGTGTGCAATCTTCAGCGGAGTTAAGGCAACATGTTACATTTCCAAACCATTTCCAAGTACCGGAGGCTTTAAAAAGTGGTCTGACATTTGGAAGCTTTGATACCTTTAGCCCAAGTGAAAAATCTAACAGTGGAACTGATGGGGACAATAATGCTTCTCGTGCTCTTGAACCTTCACCAGTGAGCGATGAAGCGGCAACTTCAAG CAACCAAAATGCATCATTAACTTCACAAGGGGATCATCTTGATTATCCACATTCTTCATCTTATTTGATTGAAAAGACACCAGCTACAGAAGGCAATTCTATAAATGGTGCTGAAACAAAGGTTGATCAGCCAAAGAAGGAGGTTTTGTTGGCCCCCGAGGCCCCTCAACTGCCAACTGTTCAAACCCCTCAAAACTACGGTTTGAATTTCATGTCCACCATGTTAGGGACTCAGCAGGTTCAATTTGAGGGAACTGAGCCCCAGGCACAAGATACATCTCGTTTTTCTAACTTTGTT AATGCAAGTTCTCAGGCTGTGTCCCCTAGCCCAACCCCACCCTTACAGAGTTCTATACCTGTGTCTCCACAGTCAGTTTCTATTTTCAGGCCACCCTACCCTACTAACTTCTTCCCTTATGGCCACTATTACCCACCAATTTATGTGTCTCCCATACACCAATTTTTAAGCCACAATGGTTTCCCTCAACAGCCATCAGCTGGCAACATGTATCTACCAACAGCTGCTGGCATCAAATTCCCACTCCCCCAGTTCAAGGCAGGAGCAAACACAGGAAATGCAGCTCATATTGGAATTCCTTCTGGGTCATTTATCCCTCCCCCTGTAGGTTATGCTCCAGGACAAACAGTTAGTACCGGCAGTTCCACTGGAAATGAAGATCTTGCTGTGTCGCAGTTAAAGGAAAACCAGATCTATACAACAGGACAGCTG AGTGAAGGCTCTGCAGTGTGGATTCCTGCTCCAGGCCAAGACATATCCAGTTTGCAAGTTAATTCTCTGTATAACCTTACCCCTCAGGGACAACATCTTACCTTCCCCCCAACACAGGCTGCGCATGGAGCATTTGCTGGTATCTATCAAGCAGGACAGGCAGTAGCTTCACCTTCAACCCTTTTGCAACAGTCTCAAGCTGTGGCTGGGCCCGTTGAAACTGTAGGGCCCCCTTCAGGATCTTATCAGCAACCTCAGCCTGCGCAGATCAATTGGAACTCTAATTTTTAG
- the LOC106763036 gene encoding ER membrane protein complex subunit 8/9 homolog isoform X2: MGSNGLRYEIAQNAYIKLVLHSLKHPTSAVNGILIGRISPSNDVVEIADAVPLFHSHIPLLPQLEISLILIEEYFSAKGLNIVGYFHANERSDDSELGSVAKNIGDHICRYFPQAAVLLLDNKKLDALKKSKERSAIMQGYI; encoded by the exons ATGGGTAGCAACGGATTGAGGTACGAGATCGCACAAAACGCTTACATCAAACTCGTGCTTCACTCCCTCAAACACCCAACCTCCGCCGTCAACGGCATCTTGATCGGTCGCATCTCCCCTTCCAACGACGTCGTCGAGATCGCCGATGCCGTCCCTCTCTTCCACTCTCACATTCCTCTACTTCCGCAATTGGAGATATCTCTCATTCTG ATAGAGGAATATTTTTCTGCAAAAGGGTTGAACATAGTGGGCTATTTTCACGCGAATGAGAGATCTGATGACAGTGAGCTTGGAAGTGTGGCCAAAAATATCGGTGACCACATATGCCGCTACTTTCCTCAAGCCGCCGTTCTATTG TTAGATAACAAGAAGCTTGATGCTTTGAAAAAGAGCAAGGAACGTAGTGCCATAATGCAG